A DNA window from Shewanella baltica contains the following coding sequences:
- a CDS encoding prepilin-type N-terminal cleavage/methylation domain-containing protein, with protein MKTKQTGFSLIELVIVIVILGLLAATAIPRFLNVTDDAEDASVDGVAGGLSTAVSFVRSQWEVDGRQNSSVILDGTSVSLDPRFGYPTGTSVTDVTAMTDASCQQVFNTVLQSAPRNVLYTQDARNQRYTVRVIDGAGGSANSIAGTVVAGLDLCVYHQVASLVLNQTTGVPTPTPDLSTAGAKGIVYNPGTGRVLSFTQTPFVP; from the coding sequence ATGAAAACTAAGCAAACAGGTTTCTCATTAATAGAGCTTGTGATTGTGATTGTAATTTTAGGGCTACTCGCCGCAACCGCGATCCCACGATTCTTAAATGTCACCGATGATGCTGAAGACGCCAGTGTTGACGGCGTGGCCGGTGGTTTATCGACTGCCGTTAGCTTTGTACGTTCGCAGTGGGAAGTCGATGGGCGCCAAAATAGCAGTGTGATCTTAGATGGTACGTCAGTTTCGCTCGATCCTCGTTTTGGTTATCCAACGGGAACTTCAGTGACGGATGTGACTGCTATGACTGATGCGAGTTGCCAACAAGTATTTAATACCGTGCTGCAGAGCGCTCCTCGTAATGTGCTCTACACTCAAGATGCGCGTAATCAACGTTATACCGTGCGCGTGATTGATGGCGCAGGAGGTAGCGCTAATTCGATTGCAGGCACTGTCGTTGCTGGTTTAGATTTATGTGTTTATCACCAAGTGGCTTCACTGGTGCTAAATCAAACAACTGGCGTACCGACTCCTACACCGGATTTATCAACAGCTGGTGCGAAAGGGATAGTGTATAACCCTGGTACTGGTAGAGTGTTAAGCTTTACTCAAACGCCATTTGTGCCATAG
- a CDS encoding MSHA biogenesis protein MshJ: MKQKLAQIGQQFDALSRRERVLISVAILAVVGMLSYLPLESLWKTHVALSQQLKALEQENAISAQQVDLYQQRLALDPNQDYQQRLVLLEQQNQALDAQLNELMVDMVPADYMPQLLGNLLGQVQGIKLIKFMSIAPIPLLAVGEEKKLNLYSHGIRMSLEGDYFSVLRFVEAVEAMPDKLYWKRLDYKVAEYPQATVEIELYTLSINKDFISVSK, translated from the coding sequence ATGAAGCAAAAGTTAGCCCAAATAGGACAACAGTTTGATGCGTTAAGTCGCCGAGAGCGAGTGTTGATCTCAGTCGCCATTCTGGCTGTGGTCGGCATGCTGAGCTATTTACCCTTAGAGTCCCTGTGGAAAACCCATGTGGCGTTGTCACAACAGTTAAAAGCTTTAGAGCAAGAAAACGCGATTTCGGCCCAGCAGGTTGACTTGTATCAGCAACGTTTAGCCTTGGATCCCAATCAAGATTACCAACAGCGTTTAGTGTTGTTAGAGCAACAGAATCAAGCCTTAGATGCCCAGCTCAATGAGCTGATGGTGGATATGGTGCCGGCAGACTATATGCCACAGCTGCTTGGTAATTTACTGGGACAAGTGCAAGGGATTAAATTAATTAAGTTTATGTCGATTGCGCCTATTCCCCTGTTAGCTGTGGGTGAAGAGAAGAAACTCAATCTGTATAGCCATGGTATTCGTATGAGCTTAGAGGGCGATTATTTCTCTGTGCTGCGCTTTGTGGAAGCCGTAGAGGCCATGCCAGATAAACTTTATTGGAAGCGTCTCGACTATAAAGTTGCAGAATATCCCCAAGCGACGGTAGAGATTGAACTTTATACCTTGAGTATTAATAAGGACTTTATCAGTGTCTCTAAATAA
- a CDS encoding MSHA biogenesis protein MshF has protein sequence MQTQQKAESDLLRIYGRMITIGLVLVIMAVIGAKYFFTLPQIAARGLEVDHARFLNVLVMARSQWLSLGKPAQLQLNWEAFGNSAKETESSVVDVNGLGWPQPKQLNGQGCQDLWQQLMGAEVDNAGLVADYLVKDNSCHYRSHNGDSLGYQLNSGRVIFLTAP, from the coding sequence ATGCAGACTCAGCAAAAGGCAGAAAGCGATCTATTACGCATCTATGGGCGTATGATAACCATAGGGTTAGTGTTGGTTATCATGGCGGTGATCGGTGCTAAGTACTTTTTTACCCTACCGCAAATCGCGGCCCGTGGATTAGAAGTCGATCATGCGCGTTTTTTAAATGTACTGGTGATGGCGCGCTCCCAATGGTTATCTTTGGGTAAGCCGGCGCAATTGCAGTTGAACTGGGAGGCGTTTGGCAATTCCGCCAAGGAAACTGAGTCGAGTGTCGTTGATGTGAATGGTTTAGGTTGGCCGCAACCTAAACAGTTAAACGGCCAAGGTTGCCAAGATTTGTGGCAGCAACTTATGGGTGCCGAAGTGGATAACGCAGGGCTGGTTGCTGATTATTTAGTTAAGGATAACAGCTGCCACTATCGGTCGCACAATGGCGATAGTTTAGGCTATCAACTGAACTCTGGCAGGGTCATTTTTTTGACTGCACCCTAA
- a CDS encoding tetratricopeptide repeat protein, with protein sequence MSVINKMLQDLDKRQQGHELSNVAQPQVQYLARRRSSSHWLLLCGVSLLLGGGAVYGWQFFMAKPAEATASAQVYEQHRFTAKTEPVRMESVASNESAPNVDTAAEPLKLATAKKIAAVMTANSEEFEPSATEGASSQAPELGTAKEAEHEQQAQSQSQPQPQQKPQADVSLVLADNKVDTVSEPSHSQPNSATSSVRSAEVTVAAPSALMMSERASVAADNEGNASNGLNVQEVNADAGTHRIAPKEQGQMAITEVKLTPKQLAKKRFTLASEAERDGKLKDAISYYEQTLALEPSMHEARKQLAALHYGQGQLAKASEVLQQGMLLFPQQLDFALLLARVQQAAGQADLALVTLANIPDTHPLARQKWMAQSDLAQKLGQFSVSEQAYRQLLQQDPQQAKWWMGLAYALDSQQQFTQARQAYRTALGHRGLSAQASAFIEQRLTQLGDSQ encoded by the coding sequence ATGAGCGTGATCAACAAGATGTTGCAGGATCTCGACAAACGTCAGCAGGGGCATGAACTCAGCAATGTGGCTCAGCCGCAGGTGCAATATTTAGCTCGCAGGCGTTCATCATCTCATTGGCTGCTACTCTGTGGTGTGTCACTGCTACTCGGTGGCGGCGCGGTTTATGGCTGGCAATTTTTCATGGCAAAGCCTGCAGAAGCGACAGCTTCAGCTCAAGTGTATGAACAACATAGATTTACCGCTAAAACTGAGCCTGTGCGGATGGAGAGTGTTGCCTCAAACGAATCTGCACCTAACGTCGATACCGCTGCTGAACCCTTGAAGCTTGCGACTGCGAAGAAGATTGCGGCAGTGATGACAGCGAATAGTGAAGAGTTTGAACCAAGTGCCACCGAAGGGGCATCGAGTCAGGCACCAGAATTAGGAACCGCAAAAGAAGCTGAGCATGAGCAACAAGCTCAGTCTCAGTCGCAACCACAACCACAACAAAAACCACAAGCAGACGTGAGCCTTGTACTCGCAGATAACAAGGTCGATACGGTAAGCGAGCCAAGCCACTCGCAGCCAAATAGTGCGACATCGAGCGTGCGTAGCGCCGAGGTCACTGTAGCAGCGCCCTCTGCGTTAATGATGTCGGAGCGGGCCAGTGTGGCCGCCGATAATGAAGGTAACGCGAGTAATGGGCTTAACGTACAAGAAGTTAACGCTGATGCAGGTACTCATCGAATCGCGCCCAAAGAACAAGGGCAAATGGCAATTACTGAGGTGAAGTTAACGCCAAAGCAGCTGGCAAAGAAGCGGTTCACGCTAGCGAGCGAGGCAGAAAGGGATGGCAAGCTCAAAGATGCCATTAGTTATTATGAGCAAACATTAGCGCTTGAACCCAGTATGCACGAAGCGCGCAAGCAATTGGCTGCGCTGCATTATGGGCAAGGTCAATTAGCCAAAGCCAGTGAAGTGTTACAGCAAGGCATGCTGTTATTCCCACAGCAGTTAGACTTTGCCTTATTGCTCGCTCGGGTTCAGCAAGCCGCTGGTCAGGCTGATCTCGCATTAGTGACGTTAGCTAACATACCTGATACGCATCCGCTGGCGAGACAAAAGTGGATGGCACAATCGGATCTGGCGCAAAAGCTAGGGCAGTTTTCAGTGTCGGAACAAGCCTACAGGCAGTTATTACAACAAGACCCCCAACAGGCTAAATGGTGGATGGGGCTGGCCTATGCGCTTGATTCGCAGCAGCAATTTACCCAAGCACGCCAAGCCTATCGGACTGCATTAGGCCACAGAGGCTTATCGGCGCAGGCGAGTGCCTTTATCGAACAACGTTTGACTCAGCTAGGAGATAGCCAATGA
- a CDS encoding ExeA family protein — protein MYQKHFGLNQAPFSLTPNTGFFFGLSPHVEALQVLQTALQTGEGFIKVTGEVGTGKTLICRKLINELPTKFHCAYLPNPYLTPAELRWAVASELGLKYASNIDQQQLTGLIQQQLLALSAHGHAIVLVLDEAQALPDDSLEALRLFTNLETETRKLLQVVLFGQPELDERLKRQEFRQLRQRITFSYNLRPLTWDETDAYIRHRLAIAGRAGEPLFTSRETRQIAYASRGIPRLINILAHKALLLSFGEGATRVQTSHVKAAIQDTEDASVRRLLSWKWLPFFTLITVVFGLGLQHVLRSVV, from the coding sequence ATGTATCAGAAGCATTTTGGCTTAAACCAAGCCCCATTTTCATTGACACCCAATACCGGATTTTTTTTCGGCCTATCGCCACACGTAGAAGCCTTGCAAGTGTTGCAAACTGCGCTACAAACGGGTGAAGGTTTTATCAAGGTGACAGGGGAGGTGGGGACAGGTAAAACTCTGATTTGCCGCAAGCTTATCAATGAATTACCGACTAAGTTCCATTGTGCCTATCTGCCCAATCCTTACCTCACGCCTGCAGAGTTACGCTGGGCGGTGGCGAGTGAGTTAGGCCTTAAATACGCCAGCAATATCGATCAGCAGCAGCTCACTGGGCTTATCCAGCAGCAGCTTTTAGCGTTGAGCGCCCATGGTCACGCCATCGTATTAGTGCTCGATGAAGCGCAGGCATTGCCGGACGACAGTCTAGAAGCGTTGCGGTTATTCACTAATCTCGAAACCGAGACGCGAAAATTATTGCAGGTGGTGTTATTTGGGCAACCTGAGCTTGATGAAAGGCTTAAACGCCAAGAATTCAGGCAATTAAGACAACGTATTACTTTTAGCTACAACCTTCGCCCACTGACATGGGATGAAACCGATGCTTATATTCGTCACAGATTAGCCATAGCAGGGCGTGCGGGCGAACCACTCTTTACATCACGGGAAACACGTCAAATTGCCTATGCGTCCCGAGGGATCCCCAGATTGATCAATATTCTTGCCCACAAAGCCTTGTTACTGAGTTTCGGCGAGGGTGCTACGCGTGTGCAAACCTCCCACGTTAAAGCGGCGATTCAAGACACTGAAGATGCGAGCGTGCGCCGATTATTGTCGTGGAAATGGCTGCCTTTTTTCACTCTGATAACTGTGGTGTTCGGTTTGGGATTACAACACGTTTTGAGGAGTGTTGTATGA
- a CDS encoding fimbrial assembly protein encodes MIKYRVNLYTPSLLPPKQRLTFARLGAYAAGFLVLFAALGGYSYWQVSELQQAQQLAAQQKLQFDTQKQALEAQIAARKPDVDLVARVDLAAQQLELKQLLMGELSLRASLTSRGFAPVLKDLAIVSDASVWLSHIVINEQDFMFEGFADHPQSIPQWIGKLKTTQTLKGQAFSSMSMDRGEDKPLAFTLKSDNKEETAQ; translated from the coding sequence GTGATTAAATACCGAGTCAATCTCTACACTCCTTCCTTACTTCCGCCGAAGCAAAGATTAACCTTTGCACGTTTGGGGGCTTATGCTGCGGGATTTTTGGTCCTATTTGCGGCTTTAGGCGGTTATAGCTACTGGCAAGTCAGTGAGCTGCAACAGGCTCAGCAATTGGCTGCCCAGCAAAAGTTGCAATTCGATACCCAAAAACAGGCATTAGAAGCACAGATTGCTGCGCGTAAACCCGATGTCGATCTTGTTGCGCGAGTCGATTTAGCGGCACAACAGTTAGAGCTGAAGCAGTTACTCATGGGTGAATTGAGCCTTAGAGCCTCTTTAACTAGCCGAGGTTTTGCGCCTGTACTTAAAGATTTAGCGATCGTGTCGGATGCGAGCGTGTGGCTTAGTCATATCGTCATTAATGAGCAAGATTTTATGTTCGAAGGTTTTGCCGACCATCCCCAAAGCATTCCGCAGTGGATTGGCAAACTTAAGACTACGCAGACTTTAAAGGGGCAAGCTTTCTCGTCGATGAGCATGGATCGCGGTGAAGATAAACCTTTGGCCTTTACCTTGAAGAGCGATAACAAGGAGGAGACCGCGCAATGA
- the mshL gene encoding pilus (MSHA type) biogenesis protein MshL, translated as MKAIKYFTPLLSLCLVACQTTNRPQPEASKAELAASMATATASTTPPPATMPDAVQRELNSGALLSGLTPALETERRFDVSAHDVDAKVFFPSLVQGTPLSVAVHPDVQGTISLSLKGVTLSEAIQVVEDIYGYEVSREGRILRVFPAGMRTETFPLNYLYMERDGLSVTSVSSGRISDSNNSNSNSSNNNSNNSGSSNNNSNSSNGSNSSSNGSSDSSNGTFIRSRTKTDFWGELKETLTAIIGDTGNGRQVVVTPQAGLVTIRAFPSELRQVRTFLNSAESHLQRQVILEAKIIEVTLSDGYQQGIQWENVLGHVGNTNVNFGTSKGPGLSDKITSAIGGVTSLSIKGSDFTTMINLLDTQGDVDVLSSPRVTASNNQKAVIKVGTDEYFVTDVSSTTVAGATPVTTPQVELTPFFSGIALDVTPQIDSDGNVLLHVHPSVIDVKEQTKDIKVSDASLELPLAQSEIRESDTVIRAASGDVVIIGGLMKSENTEVVSQVPLLGDIPFLGELFKNRSKQKKKTELIILLKPTVVGVDTWKTELQRSKTLLDRWYPETK; from the coding sequence ATGAAAGCGATTAAATACTTTACACCTCTGCTCTCACTTTGCCTTGTGGCGTGTCAGACCACAAATAGGCCACAGCCGGAGGCGAGTAAGGCGGAATTAGCGGCCTCAATGGCGACGGCTACGGCATCAACGACGCCACCGCCTGCGACTATGCCGGATGCGGTTCAGCGAGAATTGAATTCGGGCGCTTTACTGTCAGGTTTAACCCCTGCGCTGGAAACTGAGCGTCGTTTCGATGTCTCTGCCCATGATGTGGATGCCAAAGTATTTTTTCCAAGCTTAGTCCAAGGTACGCCGCTGAGTGTTGCCGTGCATCCTGATGTGCAAGGTACGATTTCGTTATCCCTTAAAGGTGTAACCTTAAGCGAAGCGATTCAAGTGGTTGAAGATATCTACGGTTACGAAGTGAGCCGTGAAGGGCGTATTCTAAGAGTCTTCCCCGCTGGAATGCGTACTGAGACTTTCCCGCTGAATTATCTTTATATGGAGCGCGACGGTTTATCAGTGACCTCAGTGAGTTCTGGACGGATTTCCGATAGCAATAATTCCAATAGTAATTCGAGCAATAACAACTCAAATAACAGTGGTTCGAGTAATAATAATTCCAACAGCAGTAATGGTAGTAACTCCAGCAGCAATGGCAGCAGCGATAGCAGTAACGGTACATTTATCCGCTCGCGCACTAAGACTGATTTTTGGGGCGAGCTGAAAGAAACGCTGACGGCGATTATTGGTGACACAGGAAATGGGCGGCAAGTGGTGGTCACGCCGCAGGCGGGTTTAGTGACCATTCGTGCTTTTCCAAGTGAATTACGCCAAGTTCGCACTTTCTTAAATTCCGCCGAGAGTCATCTGCAGCGCCAAGTGATCTTGGAGGCTAAGATCATCGAAGTCACATTATCTGATGGCTATCAGCAAGGTATCCAATGGGAGAATGTGCTGGGTCATGTCGGCAATACGAATGTGAATTTTGGGACTTCGAAAGGCCCTGGGTTAAGTGATAAAATCACCTCGGCGATTGGTGGCGTGACCTCGCTGAGTATTAAAGGCTCCGACTTTACGACCATGATCAATCTGTTAGATACCCAAGGCGATGTGGATGTATTGTCTAGCCCAAGGGTAACAGCATCGAATAACCAAAAAGCGGTGATTAAAGTCGGTACCGATGAGTATTTTGTCACTGACGTTTCATCGACCACAGTAGCGGGCGCAACGCCTGTGACCACTCCACAAGTCGAGCTCACGCCGTTTTTCTCAGGCATTGCCTTAGATGTCACGCCGCAAATTGATAGTGACGGTAATGTGTTATTGCACGTGCATCCATCCGTTATCGATGTGAAAGAGCAGACTAAAGATATCAAAGTGAGTGATGCTTCGTTGGAGCTACCTTTAGCGCAGAGTGAAATTCGCGAGTCTGATACCGTTATCCGCGCCGCTTCCGGTGACGTAGTCATCATAGGTGGCTTGATGAAGAGCGAAAATACCGAAGTCGTCTCGCAAGTGCCTTTGTTGGGTGATATTCCTTTCCTCGGGGAATTGTTTAAAAACCGCAGCAAGCAAAAGAAGAAAACTGAGCTGATTATTCTGTTAAAACCTACGGTAGTTGGCGTCGATACCTGGAAAACTGAGCTACAACGTTCTAAGACCTTATTAGATCGTTGGTATCCGGAGACAAAGTAA
- a CDS encoding type II secretion system F family protein encodes MPIYQYRGRSGQGQSVTGQLDAASESAAADMLLARGIIPLEVKVAKVVKSFSLAQLFGGKVALEELQIFTRQMYSLTRSGIPILRAIAGLSETAHSQRMKDALNDISEQLTAGRPLSSSMNQHPDVFDSLFVSMVHVGENTGKLEDAFIQLSGYIEREQETRRRIKSAMRYPMFVLISIALAMVILNIMVIPKFAEMFSRFGADLPWATKVLIGTSNLFVNYWALMLVALIGTIIGIRYWHHTEKGEKQWDKWKLHIPAVGSIIERSTLARYCRSFSMMLSAGVPMTQALSLVADAVDNAYMHDKIVGMRRGIESGDSMLRVSNQSKLFTPLVLQMVAVGEETGQIDQLLNDAADFYEGEVDYDLKNLTAKLEPILIGFVAVIVLVLALGIYLPMWDMLNVVKGGK; translated from the coding sequence ATGCCGATTTATCAATACCGTGGACGCAGTGGTCAAGGTCAATCCGTTACGGGGCAGTTGGATGCCGCGTCGGAAAGTGCTGCCGCTGACATGCTATTGGCGCGGGGGATTATTCCCCTCGAAGTCAAAGTCGCTAAAGTGGTTAAGTCATTCTCACTGGCCCAGCTGTTTGGTGGAAAAGTTGCGTTAGAAGAATTACAGATCTTTACTCGGCAAATGTATTCTCTGACTCGTTCTGGCATCCCGATTTTACGGGCGATTGCGGGCTTGTCTGAAACGGCACATTCCCAGCGGATGAAAGATGCGCTCAACGATATTTCTGAGCAGCTCACCGCAGGACGGCCCTTGTCATCATCCATGAATCAACATCCCGATGTATTTGATTCCTTGTTTGTTTCTATGGTGCACGTGGGAGAAAACACCGGTAAGTTAGAAGATGCCTTTATTCAGCTGTCGGGTTATATCGAGCGTGAGCAGGAAACGCGGCGACGAATTAAATCGGCCATGCGTTATCCCATGTTTGTATTGATTTCGATTGCACTCGCTATGGTGATCCTCAATATCATGGTGATCCCTAAGTTTGCCGAGATGTTTTCTCGCTTTGGCGCCGACTTACCTTGGGCGACAAAAGTGTTGATAGGTACATCGAATCTGTTTGTGAATTATTGGGCGCTGATGTTGGTGGCGCTGATTGGCACTATCATTGGCATCCGTTATTGGCACCATACGGAAAAGGGCGAGAAACAGTGGGATAAGTGGAAACTGCACATCCCCGCCGTAGGATCGATTATCGAGCGCTCGACGTTAGCCCGTTATTGTCGCAGTTTCTCTATGATGCTGAGCGCTGGCGTGCCTATGACACAAGCCCTAAGTTTAGTGGCTGATGCGGTAGATAATGCCTATATGCACGACAAAATAGTCGGTATGCGCCGTGGGATTGAGTCTGGTGACTCTATGTTGAGGGTATCGAATCAGAGTAAGTTATTTACGCCATTAGTGCTGCAAATGGTGGCAGTGGGTGAAGAGACGGGGCAAATCGATCAATTACTCAATGATGCGGCAGACTTCTATGAGGGCGAAGTAGACTATGATTTAAAGAACCTCACTGCTAAATTGGAGCCTATTTTGATCGGTTTTGTGGCCGTGATTGTACTCGTATTGGCCTTAGGGATATACCTGCCCATGTGGGATATGCTTAATGTGGTCAAGGGCGGTAAATAA
- a CDS encoding GspE/PulE family protein: MKPRLKMRLGDLLVQEAIITEAQLQQALGEQRNTGKKLGRTLIDLQSITEHQLLQFLSQQLNVPLLDISKMPIPAEVVHLIPEVQARRFRALAVEDRGDSVLVAMSDPADLQALDHLEMLIAPKRLKLAVAPEQQLLQAFDNLYRRTDQIAQIAGKLEEEYAADEMFDLASLTSGDSDNETTVVKLLQSIFEDAVQMRASDIHIEPGDKALRIRQRIDGQLHETILNEVNIAAALVLRLKLMAGLDISEKRLPQDGRFHMEIKGHHIDVRMSTMPIYHGESVVMRLLDQSAGLLTLNETGMPPAILARIRKQIKRPHGMLLVTGPTGSGKTTTLYGILSELNTADRKIITVEDPVEYQLPRINQVQVNHKIGLNFSNVLRTTLRQDPDIIMVGEMRDQETVEIGLRGALTGHFVLSTLHTNDAVTSALRLLDMGAASYLVASALRVIIAQRLVRRVCHNCGVEYQPTPQEKAWLSSVSRKDFTHANFRIGTGCQSCNGSGYRGRIGIFEILELDEKMIDAMRTGNPQDFARAALQSPNFTPLAESALQYLSEGMTTIEEVAKLVEDVSESQIPLSKDIISQQGVEA; encoded by the coding sequence ATGAAACCCAGATTAAAAATGCGTTTGGGCGATCTGTTAGTTCAAGAAGCCATTATTACCGAAGCGCAGTTGCAACAGGCGTTAGGCGAGCAGCGCAATACGGGCAAAAAACTGGGCCGTACCCTCATTGATCTGCAATCGATTACAGAGCATCAGTTGCTGCAGTTTTTGTCGCAACAATTGAATGTGCCTTTGCTTGATATCAGTAAAATGCCAATCCCTGCGGAAGTCGTGCATCTTATTCCTGAGGTGCAAGCCCGACGTTTCCGCGCTTTAGCGGTTGAAGACAGGGGCGATAGCGTACTGGTAGCTATGAGTGATCCTGCCGATTTGCAGGCGCTCGATCACCTCGAAATGCTTATCGCACCTAAGCGTTTGAAGTTAGCGGTAGCGCCTGAGCAGCAACTGCTGCAAGCGTTTGATAACTTATATCGCCGTACAGATCAAATAGCTCAGATCGCCGGTAAGCTCGAAGAAGAATACGCCGCCGATGAGATGTTTGATTTAGCCAGTCTGACTTCTGGCGACAGTGACAATGAAACCACAGTGGTTAAGTTGCTACAGTCGATTTTTGAGGATGCGGTGCAAATGCGCGCCTCGGATATCCATATCGAACCCGGTGATAAAGCCCTACGTATTCGCCAGCGTATCGATGGCCAGCTACACGAAACGATTCTGAATGAAGTTAATATTGCCGCGGCTTTAGTATTGCGACTTAAGTTGATGGCTGGACTCGATATTTCTGAAAAACGTTTGCCGCAGGATGGCCGTTTCCACATGGAAATCAAAGGTCATCATATCGATGTGCGTATGTCGACCATGCCGATTTACCACGGTGAATCTGTGGTAATGCGTTTACTCGACCAATCGGCGGGGTTATTGACCCTAAACGAAACCGGTATGCCACCCGCAATTTTGGCGCGTATTCGTAAACAGATTAAACGTCCCCACGGCATGTTGTTGGTTACTGGTCCCACGGGTAGCGGTAAAACCACCACTTTGTATGGTATTTTGAGCGAGCTCAATACCGCCGACCGTAAGATCATCACGGTGGAAGATCCGGTCGAGTATCAATTGCCACGGATCAACCAAGTACAAGTTAACCATAAGATTGGCTTAAACTTTTCCAACGTATTGCGCACCACCTTACGTCAAGACCCCGATATCATCATGGTCGGGGAAATGCGTGATCAAGAAACCGTTGAGATTGGCCTTAGGGGCGCATTAACGGGTCACTTTGTGCTATCGACCTTGCACACTAACGATGCGGTCACCAGTGCGCTGCGTTTACTCGATATGGGCGCCGCCAGTTATTTAGTTGCCAGTGCCTTAAGGGTGATTATTGCCCAGCGTTTAGTGCGCCGCGTTTGCCATAACTGTGGCGTTGAGTATCAGCCGACACCGCAGGAAAAAGCTTGGCTGAGTAGTGTGAGTCGCAAAGATTTTACCCATGCAAACTTTAGAATCGGTACCGGTTGCCAGAGTTGCAACGGAAGTGGTTATCGTGGCCGTATTGGTATTTTTGAGATCCTCGAGCTCGACGAAAAGATGATCGATGCGATGCGTACCGGTAATCCGCAGGATTTCGCCAGAGCCGCGTTGCAGAGCCCTAACTTTACCCCGCTCGCCGAGTCAGCGTTGCAATATTTGAGCGAAGGCATGACGACCATTGAAGAGGTGGCTAAGCTGGTAGAGGACGTGAGTGAATCTCAGATACCTTTGTCGAAGGATATTATTAGCCAACAAGGCGTTGAGGCGTAA